From Streptosporangium album, the proteins below share one genomic window:
- a CDS encoding DUF5997 family protein — MTSPKPKTIQTMKPATVAKKLGVPLLATPAEFQASVVSRDELNELQSTPPAWLADLRRNGPHTKQVIAAKLRVSIAGLIRGGITGPLTTAEIDALKAENPAWLERERSNQVEARKEALRLKQR, encoded by the coding sequence ATGACCTCGCCCAAACCGAAGACCATCCAGACAATGAAGCCCGCGACCGTGGCCAAGAAGCTGGGTGTCCCCCTCTTGGCCACTCCCGCCGAGTTCCAGGCGAGTGTCGTCTCCAGGGACGAGCTGAACGAGTTGCAGTCGACGCCACCCGCCTGGCTTGCTGACCTGCGCCGCAACGGCCCGCACACCAAGCAGGTCATCGCTGCGAAGCTCAGGGTCTCCATTGCCGGCCTGATCAGAGGTGGGATCACCGGACCGCTCACCACCGCTGAGATCGATGCGCTGAAAGCGGAGAACCCGGCGTGGCTGGAGCGCGAGCGGTCCAACCAGGTCGAGGCCCGCAAAGAAGCACTCCGCCTCAAGCAACGCTAG
- a CDS encoding LysR family substrate-binding domain-containing protein has translation MFRLAYVPGVTSAKWVNVWTERMPGVPVTLVAVPAAEVVGLLRNGGADAGFVRLPVDRDGLSVIPLYVETTVVMVPKDHAMAAADEVAIADLIDDEVFHPLDDAIEWTVRPGLPAFTRPATTADAIELVVAGTGILLVPLSLARLHHRRDLTYRPVPDAPQSQVALAWPTDATTDLVEDFIGIVRGRTVNSSRGRTPASPAEKPAQRQAQKPAQNGSGRRAVLASRKKKGYRPR, from the coding sequence ATGTTTCGACTGGCGTACGTGCCCGGGGTGACATCCGCGAAATGGGTCAACGTCTGGACCGAGAGAATGCCCGGCGTGCCGGTTACCCTGGTCGCGGTTCCCGCCGCCGAGGTGGTGGGACTCCTGCGGAATGGCGGCGCCGACGCCGGATTCGTCAGGCTGCCGGTCGACCGGGACGGGCTCAGCGTGATTCCTCTCTACGTGGAGACCACGGTGGTCATGGTGCCTAAGGACCACGCGATGGCCGCCGCCGACGAGGTGGCCATCGCCGACCTTATCGACGACGAGGTGTTCCATCCTCTGGACGACGCTATCGAGTGGACGGTCCGGCCCGGGCTGCCCGCGTTCACCCGCCCGGCCACAACGGCGGACGCGATCGAGCTGGTAGTGGCCGGCACTGGGATTCTCCTAGTTCCGCTGTCGCTGGCACGCCTCCACCACCGCAGGGATCTCACTTACCGGCCGGTGCCGGACGCGCCGCAGTCTCAGGTTGCGCTGGCCTGGCCCACGGACGCGACCACTGACCTGGTGGAAGATTTCATCGGCATCGTCCGCGGCCGGACGGTGAACAGCTCGCGGGGCCGTACCCCCGCCTCCCCTGCGGAGAAACCGGCACAGCGGCAGGCACAAAAACCCGCACAGAATGGCTCCGGTCGCCGGGCCGTGCTAGCCAGCCGTAAAAAGAAGGGCTACCGGCCTCGGTGA
- a CDS encoding ISAs1 family transposase, with translation MDGKALRGARTAEGGRVFLVGAISHEHGVILGQCQVASKKGEGPAARVLLPHLEIEGMVLTLDALHTTKTTARLITELGGHYVLIVKGNQPLMRAAAHALLSGPDTEWSDTTKIGIRLCKQEVRSSNLLGSTSKNTSSIPEMIGASVCRSPRPVALLFTAG, from the coding sequence CTGGACGGCAAGGCGCTGCGCGGAGCACGCACCGCCGAGGGCGGGCGGGTCTTCCTGGTCGGCGCGATCAGCCACGAGCACGGCGTGATCCTGGGCCAATGCCAGGTCGCCAGTAAGAAAGGCGAAGGGCCCGCCGCCCGCGTCCTGCTGCCCCACCTGGAGATAGAGGGGATGGTCCTGACCCTGGACGCGCTGCATACCACCAAGACCACCGCCCGCCTGATCACCGAGCTGGGCGGCCACTACGTCCTCATCGTGAAGGGTAATCAACCGCTGATGCGCGCCGCCGCGCACGCCCTGCTGTCCGGGCCGGACACTGAATGGAGCGATACCACCAAGATCGGCATCCGGCTTTGCAAGCAGGAAGTCAGGAGTTCGAATCTCCTAGGCTCCACCAGCAAAAACACTTCTTCTATACCAGAGATGATCGGCGCATCTGTCTGCAGGTCACCGAGGCCGGTAGCCCTTCTTTTTACGGCTGGCTAG
- a CDS encoding transposase family protein has product MVESALMARLARVPDRRSACGLRHPLLVILTLTACATLVIGGDSIAAIWQWAVRSSQAVLERLGAYRDPLTGRYLVPSERTFRRVLAEVDADALDTAISGYVAEVIRQDAPTPRFPGTPGPGRAGTAPRGAAAAHPSRPGRATARCGAGRQGAARSTHRRGRAGLPGRRDQPRARRDPGPMPGRQ; this is encoded by the coding sequence ATGGTGGAATCGGCGTTGATGGCCCGGTTGGCGAGGGTCCCGGATCGACGTTCGGCCTGCGGGCTGCGACATCCGCTGTTGGTCATCTTGACGTTGACCGCGTGCGCGACCCTGGTCATCGGCGGCGACAGCATCGCGGCGATCTGGCAGTGGGCCGTCCGATCCTCGCAAGCGGTGCTGGAGCGGCTGGGCGCCTATCGTGATCCGCTTACCGGGCGCTACCTGGTCCCCAGCGAGCGCACCTTCCGCCGGGTTCTGGCGGAGGTGGATGCCGATGCGCTGGATACGGCGATCAGCGGCTATGTCGCCGAGGTGATACGGCAGGACGCCCCCACGCCGCGGTTCCCCGGCACTCCCGGCCCCGGCCGAGCGGGAACAGCGCCGCGCGGCGCAGCGGCAGCTCACCCATCCCGCCCCGGACGGGCTACTGCCCGCTGCGGCGCTGGACGGCAAGGCGCTGCGCGGAGCACGCACCGCCGAGGGCGGGCGGGTCTTCCTGGTCGGCGCGATCAGCCACGAGCACGGCGTGATCCTGGGCCAATGCCAGGTCGCCAGTAA
- a CDS encoding thermonuclease family protein produces the protein MRRGITAITLATMVTFTTTGFALPAEAGAGAGATVPKGAVKAKVKKVIDGDTLLLLVGRQEMKVRVLEVDAPGGKACWAREATARTAGLLPVGSTAYTLADRKPRDGNGLNLLYVWNSKGVFVNRSLVRYGYAKWKSMTPNDRFTDVLKSDQKKAVQERLRIWSGRCGGTATPTPAPTRTPKPPKPSDPPAPRPSTTPSPKPSDSGGGTDPRFRTCGEANAAGYGPYRRGTDPEYGW, from the coding sequence GTGAGAAGAGGCATTACGGCCATCACGCTCGCCACCATGGTCACATTCACCACGACGGGATTCGCCCTTCCTGCCGAGGCCGGGGCCGGGGCCGGGGCGACGGTGCCGAAGGGAGCGGTCAAGGCCAAGGTGAAGAAGGTGATCGACGGCGACACCCTGCTCCTTCTCGTCGGCCGGCAGGAGATGAAGGTCCGGGTGCTGGAGGTCGACGCACCTGGCGGAAAGGCCTGCTGGGCGAGGGAGGCGACCGCGCGGACGGCCGGTCTGTTGCCGGTGGGCTCCACCGCGTACACATTGGCCGACAGGAAGCCTCGGGACGGAAACGGCCTCAACCTTCTCTACGTCTGGAATTCCAAAGGCGTTTTCGTCAACCGTAGCCTCGTCCGGTACGGCTATGCGAAATGGAAGTCGATGACACCGAACGATCGTTTCACCGACGTCCTCAAAAGCGACCAGAAGAAGGCGGTCCAGGAACGGCTCCGGATCTGGTCCGGGAGGTGCGGCGGCACGGCCACCCCGACACCGGCCCCCACCAGGACGCCGAAGCCGCCGAAGCCGAGTGACCCACCGGCCCCCAGGCCGAGCACCACGCCGTCGCCGAAGCCGAGCGACAGCGGGGGCGGCACCGACCCGCGCTTCCGGACGTGCGGTGAGGCGAACGCCGCGGGCTACGGGCCCTACCGGCGTGGGACGGATCCCGAATACGGCTGGTAG
- a CDS encoding HAD-IA family hydrolase produces the protein MPIRLACLDLAGTTIGDVAMVERAFAEAIATQGIVPGTGAYARAMVHVHRSRGCPTAEVFRGIFPDNEAQAQAANLTFERSYEGVIGRAGLVPPPGTVEALEKLRAAGVKICLTTGFSRTTITSMLAALSWSDKVDLVLCPEDAGRGRPMPDMVLAAVLRLGIEDVRQVAVAGDSESDMLSGRRSGASVVAGILTGVHSKERLLKGGATHILDSIADLPGLVLGRDQAETPVGASTF, from the coding sequence ATGCCCATCAGGCTTGCCTGCCTGGATCTGGCGGGCACCACGATCGGTGATGTCGCCATGGTCGAGCGGGCGTTCGCCGAGGCGATCGCCACGCAGGGCATCGTCCCCGGGACCGGCGCGTACGCACGTGCCATGGTGCACGTGCACCGGTCCCGGGGGTGCCCGACCGCCGAGGTCTTCCGGGGCATCTTCCCCGACAACGAGGCTCAGGCCCAGGCGGCCAACCTGACCTTTGAGCGCTCCTACGAGGGCGTCATCGGACGCGCGGGCCTGGTCCCGCCGCCCGGCACCGTCGAGGCATTGGAGAAGCTCCGCGCCGCCGGGGTCAAGATCTGCCTTACCACCGGCTTCAGCCGGACCACGATCACCAGCATGCTGGCCGCTCTGAGCTGGTCCGACAAGGTCGACCTCGTGCTCTGCCCCGAGGACGCCGGACGCGGCCGCCCCATGCCCGACATGGTCCTCGCCGCGGTTCTCCGCCTCGGCATCGAGGATGTCCGTCAGGTGGCGGTGGCCGGCGACTCCGAGAGTGACATGCTCTCGGGCCGTCGCTCCGGCGCGTCGGTGGTCGCCGGCATCCTGACCGGTGTGCACAGCAAGGAGCGCCTTCTCAAGGGCGGCGCCACGCACATCCTGGACTCCATCGCCGACCTGCCCGGCCTGGTGCTCGGCAGGGATCAGGCGGAGACGCCGGTGGGCGCCTCCACCTTCTGA
- a CDS encoding DLW-39 family protein: MKKLVVLALVALGGLLVWRKVQADRAELDLWTEATGSEN; the protein is encoded by the coding sequence GTGAAGAAGCTGGTCGTTCTGGCACTTGTCGCGCTTGGGGGACTGCTGGTCTGGCGCAAGGTGCAGGCGGACCGCGCCGAGCTGGACCTGTGGACTGAGGCCACCGGCAGCGAGAACTGA
- a CDS encoding VOC family protein: protein MLHHIELWVPDLGRAVKSWGWLLGEMGYQLFQDWEGGRSWARDGVYVVVEQSPALTSSSHDRCRPGLNHLAFRVIGSERVDALVEAAPEHGWTLMFTDRHPHAGGTAHYAGYLENEDGFEVELVADRDHSSASRTA from the coding sequence ATGTTGCATCATATCGAGCTCTGGGTTCCCGACCTCGGCCGTGCGGTGAAGTCCTGGGGATGGTTGCTCGGGGAGATGGGATACCAGCTCTTCCAGGACTGGGAGGGCGGGCGGAGCTGGGCGCGGGACGGCGTCTATGTCGTCGTCGAGCAGTCACCCGCGCTTACCTCCTCCTCACATGATCGATGCCGACCGGGTCTGAATCATTTGGCGTTCCGCGTCATCGGGTCGGAGCGGGTGGATGCGCTGGTCGAGGCGGCACCGGAGCACGGATGGACGTTGATGTTCACCGATCGGCATCCTCATGCGGGCGGAACCGCCCATTACGCGGGTTATCTTGAGAACGAGGACGGCTTCGAGGTCGAACTCGTCGCGGATCGCGATCATTCAAGCGCGAGCCGTACGGCATGA
- a CDS encoding GNAT family N-acetyltransferase → MQVDVTLSPGGDFFEAEVDGKHAGQLEFIRHNGVIVYTHTEVDDEFEGKGVGSALARAALDAARAEGVKVVPRCPFVKAWIERHPDYADLVKGR, encoded by the coding sequence ATGCAGGTTGACGTCACACTCTCGCCCGGTGGCGATTTCTTCGAGGCGGAGGTGGACGGCAAGCACGCGGGACAGTTGGAATTCATCCGGCACAACGGCGTCATCGTCTACACCCATACCGAGGTCGACGATGAGTTCGAGGGCAAGGGAGTGGGCAGTGCGCTTGCCCGCGCGGCGCTGGACGCGGCCCGGGCCGAAGGGGTGAAGGTCGTGCCCCGCTGCCCGTTCGTGAAGGCGTGGATCGAACGTCACCCCGACTACGCTGACCTCGTCAAAGGCAGGTGA
- a CDS encoding STAS domain-containing protein, which translates to MSTAVHVTAVSDDTLEDVCMLALAGELDYTNAERFQHDLQESIGSEPCDLIIDLSDLTFCDSTGIQVFLAVRKLVHDRGRIIVLARLHPRLERLFHLTGLTSAFSVQSTVDDAVELLRSRQSS; encoded by the coding sequence GTGAGCACTGCCGTCCATGTCACCGCCGTATCCGACGACACTCTGGAAGACGTGTGCATGCTGGCCCTGGCCGGCGAGCTCGACTACACCAACGCCGAGCGGTTCCAGCACGATCTCCAGGAGTCCATCGGCTCGGAGCCGTGCGACCTCATCATCGATCTGAGTGACCTGACGTTCTGCGACTCCACGGGAATCCAGGTATTTCTGGCTGTTCGAAAGCTCGTCCACGATCGTGGCCGCATCATCGTGCTGGCCCGGCTCCACCCCCGCCTGGAGCGGCTCTTCCATCTGACCGGGCTCACCAGCGCCTTCAGCGTGCAGTCCACCGTCGATGACGCCGTCGAGCTCCTGCGGTCACGGCAGTCGTCGTAG
- a CDS encoding ATP-binding protein, protein MTGDRGQHWPIDDDLTALRQRLLQHAAQAGMSGERLDDLLLAVNEAVINVLEHGGGKGTLSIWHNDSCITVDVVDTSGNLAPRHIPPERPTGTVRGFGLWLMSQLCDEFTIHQNAGESRVRLRMRLHATPAL, encoded by the coding sequence GTGACCGGCGACCGCGGCCAGCACTGGCCGATCGACGACGATCTCACCGCTCTGCGGCAACGTCTCCTCCAGCATGCGGCCCAGGCGGGTATGAGCGGTGAACGGCTGGACGACCTGCTTCTCGCCGTCAACGAGGCCGTCATCAACGTTCTGGAACACGGTGGCGGCAAGGGCACGCTGAGCATCTGGCACAACGACAGCTGCATCACCGTGGACGTCGTCGACACCTCGGGGAACCTGGCTCCCCGGCACATCCCCCCGGAACGCCCCACAGGCACGGTGCGGGGCTTCGGACTGTGGCTGATGAGCCAGCTGTGCGACGAGTTCACCATCCACCAGAACGCGGGAGAGTCACGTGTCCGGCTGCGGATGCGCCTGCACGCCACCCCTGCCCTGTAG
- a CDS encoding GNAT family N-acetyltransferase, protein MIRYTDAVDTIDADRLKGFFVGWPTPASPEQHLAVLRGSHRAVVAIDEETELVIGFVNMISDGVLTAYVPWLEVLPEYQAQGIGSELMRRILADTEHLYSVDLLCEAPLQPYYERFGMLPVPGMTLLHRSALHG, encoded by the coding sequence GTGATCCGCTACACCGACGCCGTCGACACGATCGACGCCGACCGGCTCAAGGGCTTCTTCGTCGGGTGGCCGACCCCCGCCTCCCCGGAGCAGCATCTGGCGGTGCTGCGCGGAAGTCACCGTGCGGTCGTCGCGATCGACGAGGAGACCGAGCTCGTCATCGGCTTCGTCAACATGATCAGTGACGGTGTCCTGACCGCTTACGTCCCCTGGCTGGAGGTCCTCCCCGAATACCAGGCTCAGGGGATCGGCTCCGAGCTGATGCGGCGGATCCTCGCCGACACCGAGCATCTCTACTCCGTCGACCTCCTCTGCGAGGCGCCGCTCCAGCCCTATTACGAGCGCTTCGGCATGCTCCCCGTCCCCGGCATGACGCTCCTGCACCGCTCCGCGCTCCACGGCTGA
- a CDS encoding NUDIX domain-containing protein, which produces MDEPGVPPVARARAAAGALFFDEDGRVMIVQPSYKPQRDIPGGVVEPGETPYEACVREVGEELGIQPPIGRLLVADWAPSVKYGDLILFVFDGGVLGADVLERIFFSDNELTSFAFHPVDEVDEVVSERLALRVKAAAAARELGGSTYLEYGRAVPG; this is translated from the coding sequence GTGGATGAGCCGGGGGTTCCGCCCGTGGCACGGGCCCGGGCGGCGGCGGGTGCCCTCTTCTTCGACGAGGACGGCCGCGTCATGATCGTCCAGCCGTCCTACAAACCTCAGCGGGATATCCCCGGCGGGGTCGTGGAGCCGGGCGAGACCCCCTACGAGGCCTGTGTCCGCGAGGTTGGTGAGGAGCTCGGCATCCAGCCGCCGATAGGCCGCCTTCTCGTGGCGGACTGGGCGCCCAGCGTGAAGTACGGCGACCTGATCCTCTTCGTCTTCGACGGCGGCGTGCTCGGTGCGGATGTGCTTGAGCGGATCTTCTTCTCCGACAACGAGCTGACGAGCTTTGCGTTCCATCCGGTCGACGAGGTGGACGAGGTGGTGTCCGAGCGACTGGCCCTGCGGGTGAAGGCGGCGGCCGCGGCTCGCGAGCTCGGCGGATCGACGTATCTGGAGTACGGCAGAGCCGTACCCGGCTGA
- a CDS encoding DUF5682 family protein, which yields MSPGTFGALRQQLLDAAAAFADEPSGLAGILSGMVDDVDRALREELEIFPVCHHSPASALAMARRLREKRPTVVYLELCEDLQPLLDELRNCRLPVALQAFATELDGFPPEWGPLSVVAPITEASAEYQVIAYALDTPGVELVLVDRSADHVFQWLPRDPAGPAADGNGEDPAPSGETGGHGEDPALHGDAVGIEIGDLRPRFAELEAHLLHHGKVRHWSEWWDQYVEQPLADADHDTYRQVMVLIGSLFRRLTPTDGDRLARDEDRERYMWTRMREHLAASDADPSQCLYVCGAFHAASRVEQFGLAAEAPAYDISPRTATHWLYGLIPSSHSAIEAQFALASGSVSIAEATWTKAVARSGVPPFQLKGQQGTRKRSGHGRPTAPTPSAPVIDRLSGFLADPPVPGGLDEAELLGWCVDIVHLARRNGYLASTADAIAVFETSILLAGMRNRSRPTPYDFQDAAVTCIEKDVVPGRRDVRRLCEILLGGDRIGQVGYHALPPLARDVYDRLEPLGFDLSKRTIHRALLNLDADPELVPCSDLLWMLRRLLSSDAVRPIMGERRLGERSIQESWDLAIGRNQQSIIELGYEGVTVEQVLEQRLRRTVREPQATAAVALAAVEDAILYLGSRRTVDELGRRAVELLAAERTVDDAPEVLRRIRRLLAHYRATEPVLPAWCEDFVTAGYAHYCTLLPIAFVDEGTGVRQVAAMLGFLFSLEGFALSLGCDRAQLEIAVRQSHPEATAKVSLLWAAQFRLGALPLAELRSRCDELLANPLVIPAFPLYMSGFVQALEPVPTLAPFVVEVMSKAFGRLPDAVLLPWLPKLITTLRDQAPELVPALVREAGRTFPADLSAVDTWVPPWETRAVPEAAGPVPAQAGPVADLLAGHPAACDAVAALLGCDAGWRPVVPAAGGLGHGEVGALLVRHPEAADAVAGLLAQRPAR from the coding sequence ATGAGCCCGGGCACCTTCGGCGCCCTCCGCCAGCAGCTGCTCGACGCCGCCGCCGCCTTCGCCGACGAGCCGAGCGGCCTGGCCGGCATCCTGTCGGGCATGGTCGACGACGTCGACCGGGCGCTGCGCGAGGAGCTTGAGATCTTCCCGGTGTGCCACCACTCACCGGCCTCGGCGCTGGCCATGGCGCGACGCCTGCGCGAGAAGCGGCCCACGGTCGTCTACCTGGAGCTGTGCGAAGACCTGCAGCCGCTCCTGGACGAGCTGCGCAACTGCCGCCTCCCCGTGGCGTTGCAGGCGTTCGCGACCGAGCTCGACGGCTTCCCGCCGGAGTGGGGGCCGCTCAGCGTCGTGGCGCCGATCACCGAGGCGTCGGCCGAATACCAGGTCATCGCCTACGCCCTCGACACGCCGGGGGTCGAACTGGTGCTGGTGGACCGCTCGGCGGACCACGTCTTCCAGTGGCTGCCCCGCGATCCGGCCGGCCCGGCCGCCGACGGGAACGGCGAGGACCCGGCCCCGTCCGGGGAGACCGGCGGACACGGCGAGGACCCGGCCCTGCACGGTGACGCCGTGGGCATCGAGATCGGCGACCTGCGGCCCCGCTTCGCCGAACTCGAAGCGCACCTGCTCCACCACGGCAAGGTCCGGCACTGGTCCGAGTGGTGGGACCAGTACGTGGAGCAGCCCCTGGCCGACGCGGATCACGACACCTACCGCCAGGTCATGGTGCTGATCGGCAGCCTTTTCCGGCGGCTGACCCCCACCGACGGCGACCGGCTGGCCCGTGACGAGGACCGCGAGCGCTACATGTGGACCCGGATGCGCGAGCACCTCGCCGCGTCGGACGCCGACCCGTCGCAGTGCCTGTACGTGTGCGGTGCGTTCCACGCGGCCAGCCGGGTCGAGCAGTTCGGGCTGGCCGCGGAGGCACCGGCCTACGACATCAGCCCCCGGACGGCCACGCACTGGCTGTACGGGCTCATCCCGTCCAGCCACTCCGCCATCGAGGCCCAGTTCGCGCTGGCCTCCGGCTCGGTGTCGATCGCCGAGGCCACCTGGACCAAGGCGGTGGCGCGCTCCGGCGTCCCGCCCTTCCAGCTCAAGGGACAGCAGGGGACCCGCAAACGCTCGGGGCACGGGCGGCCGACGGCCCCCACCCCGTCCGCGCCGGTCATCGATCGGTTGTCCGGTTTCCTGGCCGACCCTCCCGTGCCAGGCGGCCTCGACGAGGCCGAGCTGCTGGGGTGGTGCGTCGACATCGTCCACCTGGCCCGCCGCAACGGCTACCTGGCCAGTACGGCGGACGCCATCGCCGTGTTCGAGACGTCCATCCTGCTCGCCGGGATGCGTAACCGGAGCCGTCCCACGCCCTACGACTTCCAGGACGCCGCGGTCACCTGCATCGAGAAGGACGTGGTGCCCGGCCGCCGCGACGTGCGCCGGCTGTGCGAGATCCTTCTGGGCGGAGACCGGATCGGCCAGGTCGGCTACCATGCCCTCCCGCCGCTGGCCCGTGACGTGTACGACCGGCTGGAGCCGCTGGGGTTCGACCTGAGCAAGCGCACGATCCATCGGGCGCTGCTGAACCTCGACGCGGACCCCGAGCTGGTGCCCTGCTCCGACCTGCTGTGGATGCTGCGCCGCCTGCTGTCCTCGGACGCCGTCCGTCCGATCATGGGTGAGCGCCGGCTGGGCGAGCGGTCGATCCAGGAGAGCTGGGACCTGGCGATCGGCCGTAACCAGCAGTCGATCATTGAGCTGGGCTACGAGGGGGTCACCGTCGAGCAGGTGCTGGAGCAGCGCCTGCGCCGTACCGTGCGGGAGCCTCAGGCCACCGCCGCCGTCGCTCTCGCGGCCGTGGAAGACGCCATCCTGTACCTGGGCAGCCGACGGACCGTCGACGAGCTCGGAAGGCGGGCCGTGGAACTGCTGGCCGCCGAGCGCACCGTGGACGACGCACCCGAGGTGCTGCGCCGGATCCGCCGGCTCCTGGCCCACTATCGCGCCACCGAGCCGGTGCTGCCGGCCTGGTGTGAGGACTTCGTCACCGCCGGATACGCGCACTACTGCACGCTGCTGCCGATCGCCTTCGTGGACGAGGGCACCGGCGTCCGCCAGGTGGCCGCCATGCTCGGATTCCTGTTCTCTCTGGAAGGCTTCGCGCTGTCCCTGGGATGTGACCGCGCCCAGCTCGAAATCGCGGTACGGCAGTCACACCCGGAGGCGACCGCCAAGGTGTCGCTGCTCTGGGCCGCCCAGTTCCGGCTCGGCGCGCTGCCCCTGGCCGAGCTGCGGTCGCGGTGCGACGAACTGCTGGCCAACCCGCTCGTCATCCCGGCGTTCCCGCTGTACATGAGCGGGTTCGTGCAGGCGCTGGAGCCGGTCCCGACGCTGGCGCCCTTCGTGGTCGAGGTGATGTCCAAGGCCTTCGGGCGGCTGCCTGACGCCGTCCTGCTCCCGTGGCTGCCCAAACTGATCACGACCCTGCGGGACCAGGCGCCCGAACTGGTGCCCGCGCTCGTCCGTGAGGCAGGCCGTACGTTCCCCGCAGACCTGTCCGCCGTCGACACATGGGTGCCGCCGTGGGAGACGCGGGCAGTGCCGGAGGCGGCCGGGCCGGTGCCCGCGCAGGCGGGGCCGGTGGCCGATCTGCTGGCCGGCCACCCGGCGGCATGCGACGCCGTGGCGGCGCTGCTGGGGTGTGACGCGGGGTGGCGGCCGGTCGTTCCCGCCGCCGGCGGGCTCGGGCACGGTGAGGTGGGCGCGCTGCTGGTCCGGCATCCCGAGGCGGCGGACGCCGTCGCGGGACTGCTCGCCCAGAGGCCTGCCAGGTAG
- a CDS encoding ATP-binding protein has protein sequence MTDEMLRAPAEVKYADELDWLESIDDGPKPFSWRLSPRMVRLFVLGSERSDGLDREIPQKWFGDRSFVERSIVTLASDRGLLLIGDPGTGKSWLAELLSAAISRNSTLVVQGTAGTTEDHVKYSWNVSMVIAQGQSRESMIPSPIMTAMEQGVIGRFEELTRSTSDVQDALISILSEKYVSIPELDDDGIVFAQPGFSIIATANSRDRGVNDLSSALKRRFNFIRIPVVTSKRSEAEIVRFRTTELLNRHRIELELPPTLLDVLLQSFADLRAAAASATSDDEKLESALSTAEQIGVLEDAILHSQFFGDRTLRAETLAGSLVGSLARRSPEDLAILNKYWHGVIEPRSKKDGGPWQGFLEGGRQAIATLS, from the coding sequence ATGACCGACGAGATGCTGCGCGCCCCGGCCGAGGTCAAGTACGCCGACGAACTCGACTGGCTGGAGTCGATCGACGACGGCCCCAAGCCGTTCTCGTGGCGGCTCAGCCCCCGGATGGTGCGGCTGTTCGTGCTCGGGTCCGAGCGTTCCGACGGGCTCGACCGTGAGATCCCCCAGAAGTGGTTCGGCGACCGCAGCTTCGTCGAGCGCAGCATCGTGACCCTGGCCTCCGACCGGGGGCTGCTGCTGATCGGGGACCCGGGCACCGGCAAGAGCTGGCTCGCCGAGCTGCTCTCGGCCGCCATCTCCCGCAACTCCACCCTCGTCGTCCAGGGCACCGCCGGCACCACCGAGGACCACGTCAAGTATTCGTGGAACGTCTCCATGGTGATCGCCCAGGGGCAGTCCCGCGAGTCGATGATCCCCTCGCCGATCATGACGGCGATGGAGCAGGGCGTGATCGGGCGCTTCGAGGAACTGACCCGGTCGACCAGCGACGTGCAGGACGCCCTGATCTCCATCCTCTCCGAGAAGTACGTGTCCATCCCCGAGCTCGACGACGACGGCATCGTGTTCGCCCAGCCCGGATTCTCGATCATCGCCACGGCCAACAGCCGGGACCGAGGGGTGAACGACCTCTCGTCGGCCCTGAAGCGGCGGTTCAACTTCATCCGGATCCCCGTGGTGACGAGCAAGCGCAGCGAGGCGGAGATCGTGCGGTTCCGCACCACGGAGCTGCTGAACCGCCACCGGATCGAGCTGGAACTGCCGCCGACGCTGCTGGACGTCCTGCTGCAGAGCTTCGCCGACCTGCGGGCCGCCGCGGCGTCGGCCACCAGCGACGACGAGAAGCTCGAGTCGGCGCTGTCCACGGCCGAGCAGATCGGCGTGCTCGAGGACGCCATCCTGCACAGCCAGTTCTTCGGCGACCGCACGCTGCGGGCGGAGACGCTCGCCGGCTCGCTGGTGGGCTCCCTGGCCCGCCGCAGCCCGGAGGACCTGGCCATCCTGAACAAGTACTGGCACGGTGTCATCGAGCCCCGCAGCAAGAAGGACGGCGGACCGTGGCAGGGTTTCCTCGAAGGCGGCCGCCAGGCGATCGCCACGCTCTCTTGA